The following is a genomic window from Malus sylvestris chromosome 12, drMalSylv7.2, whole genome shotgun sequence.
acataaaatggaggttcgggtttcacgtgatctcgaaggtttcacttcctaaaaccaACACCAATCGACTCAGGAGCTTGAAAGGATGAAGATTCATACCTTTTTGGCGTCGATCCGAGGAAGTTCGAGGGTTTTGGGCTTCGTCCGTACGttcgagggtgagagagagagagagtgagagtcgtgagggaggagagagagagggtacgggaaagagagagaaagaggtttGACATGTGTGGTTCATCCAAAGTCATCACCATCCATTTTATTTAACTCCCTAACCACAAAAATACATGTAACTTTTAATCCAATAGTTTAGGAAGTATTTACTTAGTCCAAATAACAagccacacacacataccttaatacccgtcaagggtaattccgtcatttcacattcCCGTCAAAAGTACctctgggacgggctgtgacaggcAGGCCAAAGCAAGGTTGTAttgccttttttctttttacacaGTTGAAATGTATATGCGAACACAGAAATCAACTCCAGTTTTATACTTGTGAGAGGCTGCTGCTGCTGTAAATCTgtaaattcaacttttttttgtGTTGGGATGCTTCGTCGGCCGGCCACCTGTTCATTGCTGACAACTCCCCTTGATGCTGATGATCTTGCCGGCTGATAATACTGCTGCCGTCCGATTGAGCTTTCAACGTTCTTGTAAAGCTCAGCTTACACTCTGGAACAACATGTGCGCGATCGACATGGCTCGCGAGTTGGACAGTCGATTCCCTAGAGATGGCATGTGATTCATTTGAAAGTTCCTTTGGTCATGAGCTACACTACGACTAGTACCACTCACTAGTTCTGAGTCTACCGAATGCAATGAGATAGATACGAGAGAAAATACACACCATCAAACATGATAtttctctcttttccttttgaaaAAGCCATGTATTGTAACGTtgtattttcatccaaaaaaaagAAGGGTCCAAATTAAAGTGCAATGAAGCGAACATATTGCCCTAACCAATTGGACTACCGCTCATGACCTTGGTTGGACCAGTGACCAGCAAGGTGGGGAAGTTGAGAAGAAAATAAGGGCATACATGATGGAAGCGCCCACCATTTGATGGTCATATGTCCTTTGAGCAGCACATGGCTTGTTGGCATATAACTACGTCATCGCAATATTCACAAAGGTCAACGAGATTCCCTTTTTTTCCGCCAAAACACTCTTGTAAAGACACCAAAGTCAGATCATGTGGCTCCCAACCCAGAGAAGCTCTTCATTCTGTTTTTCCCTTCCTATTTGAAGGATTAtggttaagccatgtcaacatcttatattaaatttttataaaaagagaaaaacaaaataaagagtgTGGAAGGAGGAGGGGATGGAATGGAAGAGGatggatgaggatggaaagagGAAGGAAGAGAATCCTAGTCCCCAAACCCACCCCACTTACTGCTCACTGCCCGTGCCTATATAGGACTCTTTTGATTCTACAGACCATGTACTgtcatatattttaaaattcctgCATgacaatgaatatttggcttgAGATACCGTTACAGACTTGCAATATCTATCATCCCGTTGATGTAAGCTACAAACCAtaaacataaagttttggtcGACTGAGAATTTGAGACTTGCATTTTCACTCAACGATCTACAAgagggtataaaaaaaaataaaaaattccaagCAATAAAAGTGATGCAAATAATATCCATCCAAGAATTGTAAACCACCACCATCTCAACATCATTGAAGCAAAACTTGGTGGCTATGGCTTAACTGCaccccccccacccccacccaaCCAAGCTTCTAGCTACATGCATTAATATCCATCACACTCACACATCCCACCTACTGTTCAATTAAAATCTAATCTACTTAATTCTCCAATCTCCACCACCTGCATCCTGCACTATGCAATCTCCTATCTGTTTGAGGTAACTGAAAAGCCATAGCTAAGCAAGGagaagtctctctctctctctctctctctctcactctctctaagGTATTCTATATACCCAATGAAATGCTTGAAATTGCAGAGAAAAGCAACAATATATAGTAGATCAAACCATTCACTTTCTCTAAACATCAAGTGGAAAACCAGTAAGCATTGAGTGAAAGCAGAACAAGAAAACATTAGTAGCAACCAGTTTCATTGGAAAACATGAACTAAAACTCAtcacaaattaataaaatatcagCACAAGACTAAAATAATAGAACATAGAAGTTGAATCTTAATCCTTGTCATAGAGCAGCTCTACTGACCACTTTTGGAAAAGTCAATAAAATATCATTAAGAACCCCAAATAGCTGCATTAACAAGGACAATGTTCCCTAAAATCCTCACAACTATGCTAATCCTATCTCCAGGCACTGCTTATTGCagccaaaacaaaaagaaaaacaaaaaaataaacattggaAAATTATCCCACTAGATATAGAAATAAGCTAACCTGGAAATATACTAAATTTCATAACttataaacaaacaaatcaagaacagATATTCTTTTTTGCCATccagactcccaacaaaatCAAACATTACCCCTAATTCaacaatttaattataaaatatagaGAGGAAGAGTTAGATGTGGCATCCAAAGCAATTACAGGTCTTGGGTGTGAAAGAACAGAAACCAAAAGGCCTGTTTGGAATGTTGCAATTGATGGCATAGCAACAAGGAGAAGGCAAGCAAAGACCTTTGGCACCTCCACAACAAGTACACAATGCACAAATCCGAAAGCTCCCCAACTTCCTTCTGGTCTCATTCATCACCAAAGTCTTCATCTTTTCAGCTCCAATCAGTGGCACAAGTGGCTCCACAGCTGCAGACCCATTGGCCTtaaaagttcaaaacaaacaaacatgcaCTTCAATTCacagaaaacccagaaaaaatcATCACCCATTTGACAAGAAAATGTAAAGGCATCTATGAAATTGAAAGGAAAGTTGGGATCTTTGAAGAGTAACACTCACATGGGTTAAGCTTGCTGCTTCAGTAGTGAAGATAGCAGTAAACAAAAAGAGCAGCagtaggaggagagagaaggtgaCCCCATGAGCATGAGCAGGCATCATGAATTGTTTCTTGAGATGGGTGCACTACTTTGGTTTGTGCTTTTGAGACTTTGAGTGGCAAAAGGTGATGGGAACTTAAGAAAAAATAGAGTGTGAGCTGGGAAGTGGGAAGTGGGTCTTTGATCTTTTTTTCTTAAGAGGCCTTTGATTTGGATTTGGTGGATCATAAATGTTATAGTAAAAAGGGTTTTTAATGGTTATTTGGTTTGAGCTGGTTGATTAGGTGGAGAGCTAAATTGGGTTGGGCGCGAGGAATTTTGGAAAATCAAATGTAAAGAAAAAGACTAGAAAGGGTGTGTGCTGTGAGAGTTAGGTTTGGGAGAAATTGGGAGAAAGGGGGAGGATTTTTTGCGATGACGGCTCTTATCTTAATGTGTAACTTGAATGTGCATGTCTTTGTCCAATACAACTATTATGGTGGTGGCCACACCCAACCCGTTTCCATAGGTGTGAATGTTTACATGTGGAGCAAGTTTTCATACCTCCTAGGGATGATACATTTAATCGTTGAATTTGTGGGAATTTAATAAATCGAAATTTTAAGAATGGTTTTACATATAGTTATGAAGATAAGGGTACCATAGTTATAACTGTCGTTAAATTTGTCACATTAAGATATGTTTTCTAATTTATATGCATTAATatacttaattatttttttgtcaaattttattCTCCGATCATAGTTTTTGGCATTGGATGTTGATGTTTTATGGTTAGATTCCTAATTAtatagtattttattttaattatagtTTTTCTTTATATTGTGTTGATCTCATGTGATTAAAATAGTTTCTTTATTAGTTAtgagaaaatataataaaattattgataaaataaaataacctgTTAACCGATAAGGAATTCGTTACTCATCTTAAATGATTATGGCCCGTATAGAATAACCCAGTCGCTAATTTGATGGCTAGGGATTTGGATCATTTTTATGATTATGGAGATATTATGACACATCTGTTTTGGACTGAATTGTTGTCATCCCTACTTACATGCAACATGATGTTACTGCGACAATCTTTCATCAAATTATATGACAATTGGTGATAAATTTAAAATACCTTGAAAAGTGTAATTATTTTACTGCGGTTCAAGTCATTCGCCTTCTTTGGACCAAGAGTATCTCCTTATCCTCATTGTATAACAATGATGGGATGACAATTTAACCCCACAAATCCGATTCCCGCAAATAATCGATCCGAATGATTCGATTTCaaagattaaattttaaatattttacgGTTATGAATAATCATaggttaaatattaaaaatcccACTGGGTTTGGCCTGGCCTGACCTAGTTGATGAAGGTTGTAGCTTTTTTTGTATTGGTAGATGACACCACCACGACATTATTGCTTGGATatgtgcaaaaaataaaaattgtatttGAGCACATGTGCTATATGCTAGTTATCTACGAAGTAATAATAATCATATGAGAATTGTATGTTTGGGGAAAAAAATGCAGGTATGGGACAGATATTGTATGACATTTTTTGCTAAGAAACCGTGTGACATTTGATATAACAAAACAATGAGTATCACTCGTGATTTTTAGTTGGTTTTGTAAATTCGGACATAAATTATCGTtaaacatatttatttttacctttGCCTCACtttaaagttttgaaaattaatgtAAGACTTTCCGTTGATATTCTCGATGGTGGAATCTAATTTAGCAATATTTTGGGCCTCACTACTTTATATTTAGTTTTCGGCTTGAATATTTTACTAAATATACAGTTGTTGCTATATAAATTGAAAAACCGCTTTCAAATACTTTATAAAGTTTTCCTACTGCACATGGAAAATATTTCGTGAAAATTAAAAGTTTggatttttcaccaaaaacgtgGGTAAACACTCACTATTTGTAGCCAATTTTGCAAATTCATACGGAAatcattgttgaatatatttgttttcttcttcgCATCACCGtgaagttttaaaaattaatataagactTTCCGTTGAGGTTCTTAAGGGTGGACCGGAACCCCATTTTGGCAATGTTTTGTGTCttactactatatttttcattttttttagtttttggctTAAATATTATATCAAGAATACATTTTGCTCAATAAATGGTAAAGCAGCTTCCAAATGCCTTAAAAAGTTTTCTTGATGCTCACCAAAAATAATTCGTGCAAATAAAGAGTTtgcattttttacaaaaaaaatgtgttAACACTTACTGTTTGTAGTCGGTTTTACAAATTTGTACATAAATCCGCATTGAATATGTTTGTTTTCTCCTTCGTCTCACCATGCAATTTTGAAATAAGTGGAAGACTTTTCGTTGATATTCTTGAGGGTTGAACCCCATTTTGGCACTATTTTGGGCCTCACTACTATAATTTTCACTtacttttttcaattttcggcTTCAATATtatactaaatatacatttttgGCTCaataaatcgaaaaaaaaaacactttcaaatgcCTTATAAATTTTTCCTTGATGTTCACAAAAAATATTgtgccaaaataaaaaaaacaatatatcattttcacaaaaaacatGGGTGCCTATTTTGGCAATGCTTTGGggctcactactatattttgtTAGCttaagggttggtttggtattgttgtgttttgaaaaaaaagctgcttctgctatgctgtgagaataagcggatgtgaaataaagctgtagagtgtttggtaaacttttttgtaaaaatgcttttgaaaaaaaaaacagtattatagtgtttggtaaacttttatgtaaaatagaCGTGAAAAAAAAACCGGTTTTTCAAagttgggttttgcagcttcttgtttttggctatttttcacccaaaactgtgaaaaaaagctgaagttaaatgtttaccaaacacaaaaaaactcccagctttttttataccagttttttttcagaatcacctcagtaccaagcCAGGcctaaatattctactaaatgTACATGTGCTgcttaataaattgtaaaaccACTTTCAAATGCCTTATAAACTTTTCCTTGTGCTCACAGAAAAAATTTCGTGAAAGTAAAAAATtgcattttccccaaaaaaatgGGTTAACACCCACAATTTTCTAATCGATTTTAAGAACTTTTACCATATTTGTTATAAGCCCAAGTTAAAGTCATTCTAtaagttttcattatttttttattttcaactttaaaaatcaaCGAAAAATAGTTTCGGGTGTTAATAAATGATAAAATCACATGCAAAGGTCTTGCAAAATTTTCGTTATAACCCACgcaaaatatttcctaaaactaaaaatttcaatttttgttcaCAAAAATTGAGTTATAACCCACATTTTCCAATCAATTTTGAAAACTTTTACAAGATTCATTAAAAGCCAAAATTTAAGTCACTCTAGTCGCACCACATGTtttctaaaattaatttaggacatTCCAAAGATTTTCGACACCTACAAATCTCTTTGGGTCGCTAttagtttatattatttttctatctttcaactttgaaaatcaatgaaaaatagTTTCAAGAGCTAATAAGGGATAAAATAACATGCAAAGGTGTTAAAACATTTTCGTCAATACCCACgcaaaatatttcctaaaactagaaatttcaattttttcacaaaaactaTGAGATATAACCCACGTGTACCAAATCGATTTTGAGAACTTTTACAAGATTCATTAAAAGTCAAAATTTGAGTCACTCTAGTTGCACCACATGTTTTCTACAATTAATTTAGGACATTCCAAAGATTTTCGACACCTACAAATCTCGGGGGCTTctctatttgtttatattatttttctattttttcaactttaaaaatcaataaaaaatagttcCGAGACCTAATAAACGGTAGGATCACATCCAAAGGtcttgcaacattttcattaattCCCAAGCAAAATGTTTCCTAAaaccaaaaatttcaattttttttacaaaaattatGAGTTCTAACCCACGTTTTACAATCCATTTTGAGAACTTTAACAAGATTCAATATAACCCAAAATTTAAGTCATTCTAGTCGGACCAcacatttaattaatttaattaaggaCATTCCCAAGATTTTCGTCACCTACAAATCTTTTTGGGAGCCTCCTActagtttatattattttttctattttttaattttaaatatcaataaaaaatagtttcGGGACCTAATAAACGTTAGGATCACATCTAAAGGTCTTGCAACATTTTCCTTAACTCCTGCGGAAAATACTTCCCTAAAGTCATGCTTGACAAGTGCAAAAAGATGTGATCTCCACGCATGCAAAAGGAGGCAGGCTCGATGCATGCAAAACGAGACAAAATGCATGCAAGCAAAACGAGACGAACCCGAACTCACATAAAACAAGGCAGGCTCCGCTCACAACTTTTAGCGCACAAAACAAGGCGGCCTCAATGCACGAAAGAATGCGGCAAGCAAAACAAGATGCACTACGCACACACTAAACGAGACAAACACGGcgcacaaaaaataaaacaagctCTGTTCACAAAAAACGAGATGAACTTTTGTCACGCTAAACGAGACGGTCTCGGCgcacaaaaaaaaacaagggaactttaacgaaaagctcccgatattgttcactttaacgaaaaaccacatttttacactaaaaagtcaatcctggtactattcactttaccctttattttgtccttatcattaaaactcaaagttttcaagtcattttcattagtttcctaCAAAACAACTCAGCAAAATAAGACACTTCGCGCCAGCAAATCGGGGCGGGCTCCACTTGAAGAAAACGAGATGGAATTCTACGCACACGAAACGAGGCAGGCTCGGCGAAAGGAAAACGCTCTTTTTAGTCGGTTTTCCTCCGCCATATCTGTCGTTAAGTTAAGCCAGTGTCGGACATTTCGGGATTTGGGACAAGACAATGTTTGCAGATGTTTATACGGTGCAATGCAGCAATGTGAAATTCACAAGGTTGAATCTATCAGATAAATGCATCTTCAGGACAATTCTCTGTAAATTTccagcaattggaaatcaatttacaGATATCAACTTGCAGATATCCCTCAAAAGATTGTTAACGTAAATGGTTCGTTTTCGAGCCGCTTTTCACTCCTCTCTGTCAATGTTGTTATCTTCTGCACTAGGCATCTGTCTAGGCTCCGACAATGAAACTCTCCTGGGATTTGCTGATCCTGCTTCAACTAGTCCTGATGATGCTAAATTTAATGAAGCCGCCCCCGACGTCGAACCCAACAAACGCCGGGCTGGGGCATCAGCCGAAGATGACGCAGACAGACCATAAGTGAAGATGCCCATAGGGTGGTCAAACTTGCAACTTGGTCCAAACTTACAGATACCGTAACGAGAATAGAAGATGCACATAGGTTCTCCCTGTTAAAAAGTGTACCAGATTCATCGTGTAAAATATCAACATCAAAGCTTGAAAGATAAACAAGCGCACGCAACTATTTTCGAAACAATAGCTCAAGCTTATAACCGAACTCCAACAGTAAAAGCAACTCACCGGTCGTAAAGGAAGGCCTATTGGACTCAAAACACAGTCTGGAGCAGGAATTAACCTCTCCATAGGATGATGGAACCTACAGACCGCACCAAACTTACAATCCCCGGTTTTCATATAGAACTGGCACTCAGGCTGGCCAGGTCTCTCGGGAAATACATTTTCCCTCTGCAATGCATAGAACCCTACAGGGATGGAACCGGAACGGTATGGAGAAAAGCCCCCTTGAGATCCTGAATTTTCTGGTTCACCTTGGCGTGAAGTTCCATACATCTGACTGTTTCCCGCTGTTTGTTGCTGACTCTCTGCAGATGAAACGGAGCCAAGCTGGCCCTGCAAAAATTGCCAACAAATAAGCGTATTGATTCTTCTCGGGGAACCATAGCGCAAGTATACTAGTGAACTTAAACTCAAAAGCTGCTGCATTAGAGCTTTTCTGATGGAGTGCAACAAAAGAAATTGCAAACCATTCGATTTTCATCTTGTTTTCTTCTCATAAGacaaattttcaaactattATTCTGAAACTTTAATCACAAATTAGATGACACAACAAGATCATCAGTTTTAAACACACATGCATATAACTCCGATTAAATTGATTTTGAGACAAACAATAATTAGTTGCACATTATAAGGTAAAACAATCGCATCACAGCATTCCGCACAGAGAGGTACAGTTAAGCTTACACTGTATGCGTTCCATCCAGGGACTGATACCACTCCCTGAGGAACAATGAGAGGAGCGTAATTTGATGGAGCTTGCCAGCGTGGACTGGGAATAAAAGATGCTCTCGACCAATTTGTAACTCCTCCTGCATACGACTGCTGGCCAGGAGTAGTTGGAGATTGGACAGTAGGATATACAGGAGAGCCACGCACTGAAACCATCATGTTAGTAGGTTGGGGATGGTGGAATTTACAAGTGCCTCCGAACTTGCATTGTCCAGTTCGTAAATAATAGGCACATTCGATCTCATTCTGCTAAAAGTAAAGAATGAAAAGTTAGGAAATTTATCTTACCAACTAAGATGCACAGAAAGATCTACAAAACAATCTCCAAAGCAGATATGTACAGACATTTACAGATCTACAATATGCCTGAACGAAAACTGTGCAGCATGTATTGTTCAATTTTACAATTATTTCAAATATACAGATAGCATATAAACAACATTTTCTCCAACACATATTCAATTATACAATACAGAAGTGGAATGCTTGGTCCTCCTAAGACGAAATGGTTTTTCCTCTAGCATATGTGTGTTTCTTAAATCATTATTTTGCGTCACATTACTTCTAAAATTTACCACACCAACACAAATGGCATTTGTTTTCGGTCCATTGTCTGTCCATATACCGGAGAAATAAACTACAAAGTAAACATTCAAGTAAAGCAAACAGAATCGAAATGTGCAAAAGAGGTGAATGGCACAATAATGAGATGAAAACAGGAAATCGAACCGGTCGAAGTGGATAGCCTAAGATATTTAAGGCAACTCTTCCAGCGATTCCCGCCTTGTCTCTAGGATGATGAAACTTGCATGTTGCTCCAAACTTGCAGGTTCCTGTCTTCAGGTAGTACTGCAGGGAAGTTTAACAAATATCATTAGTAAGTCAGACCAAAATTTACACAACCAACCTTCCACAGAAATACATGCCTGACATTCTGGTTGTCCAATTCTTTCGGGGAACTCTCCCTTCATCCTTGCAGCGGCAATAGCCTGGCAATAAACAGAATCTTGGTATATAGACATAtaatttcaatcaaaatttaatgaaaTAATTAAACATTAGACACGAATCATACTACCCTTGTGCTAAAAAgtatcaaagaaagaaaaatattactaaactaaaaaaaaatggagtaaACATGGTGAAACTATACCAGCTTCCGGTTAGGTGGATGATTAAAGCGACAAGTTGCCCCAAATCTACAAAGTCCTGTTCTGATGTAATAAGAGCAATCTGGCTCTCCAGTTCGCTCGGGATAGCCCCCGGCTTCCAATGTTTCACTTGATCTCAAATTCATTGGCCACATTGCATCTGAAATAACATTTCATAAGAAAGTTCATTACATTGTATCATACAAACATATCAAAACTCAAGCGAGAGGCATATTTCCGACGTGTACATTTCATCTGCATTCTGTTCCTACTTGTACACCATAAGAAGACAATTAAGTAAAGAAATTGTGCTTTAAAGCTGCGATTAGATTAACTTCTTCGTCTTATTGTTCTTAGAAGCCAAATCACACAACATTGACATTGCATTTTCTGTTTAAATTGGTTTTGAAATCACGGTTATCGTCGATCCCTCCTTTCGATCTTCATGCTATAACAAATACCGTATTTGAGTTGTCACGGGATAGCGAAAACTTTCATTATCTACAACTCCAAATTCTCCAAATAGCAACCAAATCGCATTCAGAACACGAAACAATTTGAAAACAAACAAGAGGCAACATACTGTAATAATTCAAGAAACGGAAAGAAGcacatgaaaaatgaaaaacatgcGAATTTAAGTCCTGGGAATCGAAATTGACGAAGCTGGATAAGATTGAAAGCATTGATCACATATGGATTGAGGAACTGAAAGGTCAAAAGGGACAATTCGCATCGGCGGAGGCAGCAAACGTGATTGGGAAAACAAGGAAACAATGGCGAAACAAAAGAGAAACAGAAGCAGAGAAAACGACAGTTACTGACAAACAAAGACAAATGTATGTGTGTTATGCAaaagagggagaaagacgaCCTTGGGTCAAGGCAGGTGACAGTGAGGGAGCGTCGGTGACGGGCGCGGCAGCACGAGACATGGGAATTCCGGCATCGAAGTCCATGGCTCCAGTCGCCGGCGAGAGAGAGACAGTGAGTTAAGTCGTCAGCAGCACCACCAACACCACCGGGCCGTCACTCTAGCAAACCCCACCGGAATTACCATTCATTCACTCCACCCCCTCCGTCGCACCCCACAACTCACCTACCTGTCACTCTACTAAAATCCCCCTCTCAACGATCAGACACACactatctctctcctctctctccctctctccccccccctctctctctctctctctctctctctctctctctatctaaaCCAGGCCACACCcagaccaaacaaaaaaaaaacagagccaaattaacaagaataacagctttctagagagagaaactttTACATGGATAGAGAGAAAGTAGTTTTAAGAGAGAGATGAtgagatggagagagagagagagagagagagagagagagagagagagagaggagagagagagcggtGTGCTCTCCTCTCCACAAACGAGAagaggaataaaaaccaaccatCTCTCAACCAGACAAGCTTTTTTCACCCGCGTTTTGGCAATAAACGGACCAAACCCCACATCCTTTCCCGCCACCCGCGACTGCCTCAACTCCTATACTCGCTCTCTTTGCTCCACGCGTGCTCCTCCTCCCTCACCTTGTCCCTCTGGTTTTAGAGAAATTTGTAGTTGTGAATGGGACATGATAATACACCACTTGTTTTTACGTgataaaattttttattttttaaattattaattttttaacacacatattccaTCATTTATATAACAACACACAAACTAACAGAGGCTTGGCTGATTTTTGTGGGAGGTGTTAGATCCGCGGAAGACATAATGGGCAAAAGGAAGAGCAGCACTCGATTAGCTCAGATCCGAAACACAAAAGGTAAACTCACAACCCTCCATAACTAATCTCTTACTGCATGTCTCATATAAACTTCACCGTGTAACATCCCGTATAACAgtaacactgaaaaatctcttctaCTTTTTCTTATATGCTCGACGCCAAATCCTCATCTAATATTTTATTCAACAAGTGGTCGACTTGCGCAGCGAGTAGGTCCAGCTCTCCGAGCTGCGAATGTGCGATTCCGCAAACCGGATAGCAGAAACTCGGACCGCTTCCTGTGACGGCTTTTACTATTTCCAGtttatttctttatattttCCACCATCTGCTCCCTTCtcccaatttttaattttttcttaaatttttaattttttttaataataactagcatatgggcacacacaaagtgtgtgtgagaaaaaattttatttttgtttttgaaatagaatgagagaggaagagagtgatagagaatgtgggagtgagaaatttttattttttaattagagatatgttagaatTATATGTAGGTGAGGTTTTtgaaaaaaacagtaaaatttagttgtgtgaaattacatttatactccatatttcttattcatgttatgttttaattagaaTGTTAAACTGATAATTTCATACGATTTTAGTTGCCATCAAgtgctttattaattaataaagataATCGATATCTTGCTAATTACTTCAGTTGGaaatataattataatataagGCGTCATCACATATGTGGCATGAATTGTCGAGAGATATTAATCAGAAAATGGTTGAAATtatattgttttaataagaaggAAAGTAGTTGCGATATTGAAAAAGTTTAAAGACTAAAAATAGTAAATATGCATACATACATGGTGGACGATGAGTTTTACAATTGGCAGAATAAAGAATTATGAAACGATGGGTACGGGGTCCCTCCCTCCTCTTTAAAATGTAGCCATCAACAAAACTAACACAATTTTACACCGTCTAAAAAAGAATCTGAATTCTTGCCGGATTCTTTTTGTGAGAATCTTTGAGATTCGTGAATTGTGTTTGTTAATCGTACATCGTACT
Proteins encoded in this region:
- the LOC126593751 gene encoding zinc finger CCCH domain-containing protein ZFN-like isoform X1, which translates into the protein MDFDAGIPMSRAAAPVTDAPSLSPALTQDAMWPMNLRSSETLEAGGYPERTGEPDCSYYIRTGLCRFGATCRFNHPPNRKLAIAAARMKGEFPERIGQPECQYYLKTGTCKFGATCKFHHPRDKAGIAGRVALNILGYPLRPQNEIECAYYLRTGQCKFGGTCKFHHPQPTNMMVSVRGSPVYPTVQSPTTPGQQSYAGGVTNWSRASFIPSPRWQAPSNYAPLIVPQGVVSVPGWNAYSGQLGSVSSAESQQQTAGNSQMYGTSRQGEPENSGSQGGFSPYRSGSIPVGFYALQRENVFPERPGQPECQFYMKTGDCKFGAVCRFHHPMERLIPAPDCVLSPIGLPLRPGEPMCIFYSRYGICKFGPSCKFDHPMGIFTYGLSASSSADAPARRLLGSTSGAASLNLASSGLVEAGSANPRRVSLSEPRQMPSAEDNNIDREE
- the LOC126593751 gene encoding zinc finger CCCH domain-containing protein ZFN-like isoform X2 codes for the protein MDFDAGIPMSRAAAPVTDAPSLSPALTQDAMWPMNLRSSETLEAGGYPERTGEPDCSYYIRTGLCRFGATCRFNHPPNRKLAIAAARMKGEFPERIGQPECQYYLKTGTCKFGATCKFHHPRDKAGIAGRVALNILGYPLRPNEIECAYYLRTGQCKFGGTCKFHHPQPTNMMVSVRGSPVYPTVQSPTTPGQQSYAGGVTNWSRASFIPSPRWQAPSNYAPLIVPQGVVSVPGWNAYSGQLGSVSSAESQQQTAGNSQMYGTSRQGEPENSGSQGGFSPYRSGSIPVGFYALQRENVFPERPGQPECQFYMKTGDCKFGAVCRFHHPMERLIPAPDCVLSPIGLPLRPGEPMCIFYSRYGICKFGPSCKFDHPMGIFTYGLSASSSADAPARRLLGSTSGAASLNLASSGLVEAGSANPRRVSLSEPRQMPSAEDNNIDREE